The Thermococcus sp. MV5 genome includes a window with the following:
- a CDS encoding thiamine pyrophosphate-dependent enzyme, protein MTSPMLFEPKRPGSKDIAWCPGCGNFGIRNILRRVFAELNLTPQEVVIISGIGQAAKMPHYIKVNGYHTLHGRSLPIATAVKAANPKLTVIAEGGDGDMYAEGGNHFLHAIRRNPDITILIHDNQIYGLTKGQASPTTMLGMKTPTQPWGVFEEPFNPIALAIALDASFVARTFMGYFEKSAEIIKKAIQHKGLAIVDIFHPCVSFNKVNTYEWYNKHTYWMEDHDPYNREEAFKRAIETDPLPLGIFYIREKPTFEEQVTAYKKDKTPLWQRKPKLEEIKKILGMKKGF, encoded by the coding sequence ATGACCTCTCCAATGCTTTTTGAACCAAAAAGGCCGGGGAGCAAGGATATAGCATGGTGCCCCGGATGCGGGAACTTTGGAATTAGAAACATCTTAAGGAGGGTTTTTGCTGAACTTAATCTAACTCCTCAGGAAGTAGTGATCATAAGCGGAATAGGTCAAGCCGCGAAGATGCCCCACTACATAAAGGTTAATGGTTATCACACACTTCACGGACGTTCATTGCCTATAGCAACTGCTGTAAAGGCAGCTAATCCCAAGCTCACCGTGATAGCGGAAGGGGGAGATGGAGATATGTATGCTGAAGGAGGGAATCATTTTCTTCACGCAATAAGAAGGAACCCCGATATCACGATTCTCATCCATGACAATCAGATTTATGGGCTTACCAAAGGCCAGGCTTCCCCCACAACAATGCTCGGAATGAAGACTCCAACTCAACCTTGGGGTGTCTTTGAAGAGCCATTTAACCCAATAGCATTAGCAATAGCTCTTGATGCATCATTTGTTGCGAGAACTTTCATGGGGTATTTTGAGAAAAGTGCAGAGATTATAAAGAAAGCAATTCAGCACAAAGGATTGGCTATAGTGGATATATTTCATCCCTGTGTAAGCTTTAACAAGGTAAATACATACGAATGGTACAACAAGCATACATACTGGATGGAAGACCATGATCCATATAATAGAGAGGAGGCTTTTAAGAGGGCAATAGAAACCGATCCACTTCCACTTGGAATATTCTACATTCGCGAGAAACCAACATTTGAAGAACAAGTTACGGCTTATAAGAAGGATAAAACACCATTATGGCAGAGAAAACCAAAACTTGAGGAGATTAAGAAAATTCTAGGGATGAAAAAAGGTTTTTGA
- a CDS encoding 2-oxoacid:acceptor oxidoreductase subunit alpha, translated as MVEFKEDVSIVLGGAAGQGIQTVEEILTRVLKLSGYNVYANKEYMSRVRGGINTTEIRVSSKKVRAFVRRIDILIPFKRGVLPWLQNRLSENTVVLGERENVEEEFMEKITFVEVPFNKMAKDVGSALYLNTIAAGIAVGLFRGDFEILKEYLRKRFGSKGEDVVSRNIEAAEKGYNLGVKLCEEKIIGIDVKKDERVKEEVLLSGTEAIALGAIAGGMNILTFYPMSPSTGVAVFSAQHAEEFEIIVEQTEDEIAAVNMALGAWFAGARGMVTTSGGGFALMSEALSLAGMAENPIVIHLAQRPGPATGLPTRTLQSDLNLVLYSGHGEFPRIVLAPGSIEEAFYLTATAFNLADKYQVPVIILTDQYFVDTYYNVPEFDLSALKLEKHIVETDENYKRYLLTEDGISPRGIPGYGKGVIVANGNEHDEWGDITEEEDLSRLMQEKRAIKKLITMRKDAMMPELIGSEDPRYLVISWGSTYHVVKEVLENLGREDIAFLHFKWLYPLPDAVKELLEDKVLIDIEQNVTAQFAELLKKEFGVSVDHKILKYDGRPFSVEEIFDALKGVLE; from the coding sequence ATGGTTGAGTTTAAAGAAGATGTTTCTATTGTTTTGGGAGGTGCAGCAGGGCAGGGAATTCAAACCGTGGAGGAAATCTTAACAAGAGTTTTGAAACTTTCTGGATACAATGTCTATGCGAATAAAGAATACATGTCTCGAGTGAGAGGGGGTATAAATACAACCGAAATAAGGGTTTCTTCTAAGAAAGTAAGAGCTTTTGTAAGAAGAATTGATATTCTGATCCCCTTCAAGCGTGGAGTTTTACCTTGGCTGCAAAATAGGCTCTCAGAAAATACAGTTGTTCTTGGAGAGCGAGAAAACGTTGAAGAGGAATTTATGGAGAAGATTACTTTTGTTGAAGTTCCTTTTAACAAAATGGCAAAAGATGTGGGCAGTGCTTTATATCTAAACACAATAGCCGCTGGAATAGCAGTTGGCCTCTTTCGTGGGGATTTTGAGATTCTTAAAGAGTACTTAAGGAAGAGGTTTGGTTCTAAAGGAGAGGATGTAGTCTCTAGAAATATTGAGGCAGCTGAAAAAGGATATAACCTTGGTGTAAAGTTGTGTGAAGAAAAGATCATTGGAATCGATGTGAAAAAAGATGAGAGAGTTAAGGAAGAAGTACTCTTGAGTGGCACTGAGGCTATTGCTTTAGGGGCTATTGCTGGAGGAATGAACATTCTAACTTTTTATCCAATGAGTCCATCAACTGGAGTCGCTGTTTTTTCCGCTCAACATGCAGAGGAGTTTGAGATAATTGTGGAACAAACAGAAGATGAAATTGCAGCAGTAAACATGGCACTGGGTGCATGGTTTGCTGGTGCAAGGGGAATGGTTACAACTTCCGGTGGAGGATTTGCTCTAATGAGTGAGGCCCTGAGCTTGGCTGGAATGGCAGAGAACCCAATAGTAATCCATCTAGCTCAAAGGCCAGGCCCGGCAACTGGTTTACCGACAAGGACACTACAAAGCGATTTGAATCTTGTCCTATACTCTGGACATGGTGAGTTTCCCCGTATAGTTCTTGCTCCGGGGAGTATAGAAGAGGCGTTCTACCTAACAGCTACTGCCTTCAACTTGGCAGATAAATATCAGGTTCCTGTGATAATTCTCACTGATCAATACTTTGTTGATACATACTATAACGTGCCAGAGTTTGATTTGAGCGCACTCAAGCTTGAGAAACATATAGTCGAGACAGATGAAAATTACAAGCGCTACCTCCTTACAGAGGATGGTATCTCTCCGAGAGGAATACCTGGCTATGGAAAAGGGGTTATAGTGGCAAATGGGAATGAACACGATGAATGGGGGGATATTACAGAAGAGGAAGATCTCTCGAGACTTATGCAGGAGAAAAGGGCCATCAAAAAGCTCATTACAATGAGAAAAGATGCAATGATGCCAGAGCTTATTGGAAGTGAAGACCCAAGGTACCTTGTTATTAGTTGGGGTTCAACGTATCATGTAGTAAAGGAGGTTCTTGAGAATCTTGGAAGGGAGGATATCGCATTTTTACACTTTAAATGGCTTTATCCACTACCAGATGCTGTTAAAGAACTATTGGAAGATAAAGTACTGATTGATATTGAGCAGAACGTTACAGCTCAGTTTGCAGAACTTCTAAAGAAAGAATTTGGAGTAAGCGTAGATCATAAGATTTTGAAGTATGACGGGAGACCTTTCTCAGTTGAGGAGATTTTTGATGCTCTTAAGGGGGTGTTAGAATGA
- a CDS encoding respiratory chain complex I subunit 1 family protein translates to MIETALKALFILIYATFIGFMFMGIIRIVTARIHRRVGPPIYQPILDTIKLLSKKSNITHGLIYDFGVIYALGATILAIMFIPLGNIGVLRAYGDLVLITFLLEIPMLGIMFAAMSSGNPYAGIGAQRALLTLLAIQVPLGFAIVALAEYYGTFSTYEIVMAQQSMGWSITALPLLFAAIAYDLVLQAMFGKEPFDIMIAPGEISLGPMVEFGGKHMGILQIQHAIALFGETLFFSNIFLGGAAITLFGSPILNTIATLVVLLIKQTAVLLVATFMGAIFPRFTIDQAARFYWKWPTIIAALGAILATL, encoded by the coding sequence ATGATTGAAACTGCTCTAAAAGCTCTCTTTATCTTAATTTATGCAACTTTCATAGGTTTCATGTTCATGGGAATAATAAGAATAGTCACTGCAAGAATACACAGAAGAGTTGGGCCTCCTATCTATCAGCCCATCTTAGATACGATTAAGCTCCTTTCAAAGAAAAGCAACATAACTCATGGTTTAATATATGACTTTGGCGTGATCTACGCATTGGGAGCAACAATACTGGCTATAATGTTCATACCTCTTGGAAATATCGGTGTTCTCAGAGCGTACGGTGATCTAGTATTAATTACCTTCCTCCTTGAGATACCAATGCTCGGAATAATGTTTGCAGCAATGAGCTCAGGAAACCCTTATGCTGGCATTGGTGCTCAAAGAGCCTTGTTGACGCTCTTAGCAATTCAAGTACCACTGGGGTTTGCAATAGTTGCTCTTGCTGAATATTATGGTACATTCAGTACCTATGAAATAGTGATGGCTCAGCAGAGCATGGGATGGAGTATAACAGCGCTTCCACTCTTGTTTGCAGCAATTGCTTACGATCTTGTACTTCAAGCAATGTTTGGTAAAGAGCCCTTTGACATCATGATTGCGCCTGGTGAGATATCCCTTGGCCCAATGGTTGAGTTTGGTGGTAAACACATGGGAATACTTCAGATTCAACATGCGATAGCCCTCTTTGGAGAGACATTGTTCTTCTCAAACATATTCCTTGGGGGAGCAGCAATTACACTATTTGGAAGTCCAATACTCAATACAATAGCAACTTTAGTTGTACTCCTCATCAAGCAGACTGCGGTACTTTTGGTGGCAACTTTCATGGGTGCAATATTCCCAAGGTTCACTATAGATCAAGCTGCTAGGTTCTACTGGAAATGGCCTACAATAATAGCCGCTCTGGGGGCAATATTAGCGACTCTGTGA
- a CDS encoding N-glycosylase/DNA lyase, producing the protein MVEALKVEVLKNILMELGIECAKIIEEKVDLQFSALKNLYEHLGDDELFIKLVIANSIVSYQISAKGEQWWLEFSNYFSQNYPKTTILRAYSEFLPKSKTNKRLISSKLNRLERLEPFLMNLTLGDFEVYYNNMLKFRNDLVKVMRAKEDAKTIVFAVKMFGYASRIVFRKFVPYPMEIHIPKDFRIKNYTKRFTSEDPVKFWEKISKEVGIPPLHIDSILWPVLGGEEEVKKRLKEHCEKAELVLRLSSL; encoded by the coding sequence TTGGTGGAAGCGTTGAAAGTTGAGGTACTCAAAAATATCCTTATGGAACTGGGGATCGAATGCGCGAAAATTATTGAAGAAAAAGTGGATCTCCAGTTTTCAGCATTAAAAAATCTCTACGAGCACCTTGGTGATGATGAACTTTTCATTAAGCTTGTTATAGCAAATTCTATTGTTAGTTATCAGATCTCTGCTAAGGGTGAGCAGTGGTGGTTGGAATTCTCAAATTATTTCTCTCAAAATTATCCAAAGACCACTATCTTAAGAGCTTATTCTGAGTTTTTACCTAAATCTAAAACTAATAAAAGGCTGATTTCCTCAAAGCTAAACCGTCTGGAAAGACTTGAACCTTTTTTAATGAATTTGACGTTAGGGGATTTTGAAGTTTATTACAACAACATGCTGAAATTTAGGAATGATCTTGTGAAGGTCATGAGAGCCAAGGAGGATGCTAAAACAATAGTATTTGCTGTTAAAATGTTTGGATATGCATCTAGAATTGTTTTTAGAAAATTTGTTCCTTATCCAATGGAAATTCACATACCTAAAGACTTTAGAATTAAAAATTACACAAAAAGGTTTACATCTGAGGATCCCGTAAAGTTTTGGGAAAAGATTTCAAAAGAAGTTGGGATACCTCCTCTGCATATAGATTCTATTCTCTGGCCTGTTTTAGGAGGAGAAGAGGAAGTAAAGAAACGGCTTAAAGAGCACTGTGAAAAAGCCGAGTTAGTTTTAAGACTCTCTTCTTTGTGA
- a CDS encoding peroxiredoxin: MEMVVIGEKFPEVEVKTTHGVITLPDYFVEKGKWFVLFSHPADFTPVCTTEFYGMQKRVEQFRELGVEPIGLSVDQVFSHLKWMEWIKENLGVEITFPVIADDRGSLAEALGMIPSGATITARAVFIVDNKGIIRAIVYYPAEVGRDWDEILRLVKALKISTERGVALPHKWPSNELIGDEVIVPPAGTVDQIKKREKAKEKGEIECYDWWFCHKKLE; this comes from the coding sequence ATGGAAATGGTAGTTATTGGAGAAAAGTTTCCAGAAGTGGAAGTGAAAACAACCCATGGAGTGATAACGCTTCCCGACTACTTTGTTGAAAAGGGCAAGTGGTTTGTCCTGTTTAGCCATCCGGCGGATTTTACCCCTGTTTGTACAACTGAATTTTACGGTATGCAAAAAAGAGTTGAACAGTTCAGAGAGCTTGGTGTTGAGCCTATTGGATTGAGTGTTGATCAGGTGTTTAGCCACCTTAAGTGGATGGAGTGGATAAAGGAGAACCTTGGGGTGGAGATAACGTTCCCAGTAATCGCTGACGATCGTGGTAGCCTCGCTGAAGCTTTAGGTATGATACCTAGTGGAGCGACAATCACAGCAAGAGCGGTTTTCATAGTAGATAATAAAGGAATTATCAGAGCTATCGTATACTACCCGGCAGAAGTTGGTAGAGATTGGGACGAAATACTTAGACTTGTGAAGGCTCTTAAAATAAGCACCGAGAGAGGTGTAGCTCTGCCTCATAAATGGCCCAGCAATGAGCTAATTGGAGATGAGGTTATTGTTCCACCTGCTGGAACAGTTGATCAGATCAAGAAACGTGAGAAAGCCAAGGAAAAAGGAGAGATTGAATGCTATGATTGGTGGTTCTGCCATAAAAAGCTAGAATGA
- a CDS encoding NADH-quinone oxidoreductase subunit D, producing the protein MVSQEELIREARENGMELLPLDKDTYELFFGPQHMATENYSLILKLDGHRVVKAIANPGFLHRGFEKLAELRPWYTNIALLLRICVPEPDVPEAIYSMAVDELMGWEVPERAQWIRTVVLEMARVTSYLFWTMGLSFKLGVYTAGQWAAAYRERFMALFEQLTGARVYHIYTIPGGVRRDIPGDKWLRQLKDTVEYVKNKLPDFDNILFENYITYNRLEGIGVMDKKFALAEGVTGPNLRATGVKADVRRLDPYLLYPELDFEVPILKEGDSLARALVRRFEIEQDLYILEQLLEMGPPDGPYKVEDPRLKALPRFKVPAGDAYAHVEATTGDFGVYVVSDGGNKPYRVQIRGPSISHGIRVIEQLLVGARIADVPVILMTLGNCPPDIDR; encoded by the coding sequence ATGGTCTCACAAGAGGAACTCATTAGAGAAGCGAGAGAGAATGGGATGGAGCTCTTACCCCTGGATAAAGACACTTATGAGTTGTTTTTTGGTCCCCAGCACATGGCAACTGAGAATTACAGCTTAATCTTAAAACTGGATGGGCATAGAGTTGTTAAGGCTATAGCTAATCCAGGCTTCCTTCACAGAGGATTTGAGAAACTTGCCGAGCTAAGACCGTGGTACACAAACATAGCACTCCTACTGAGAATCTGTGTCCCAGAGCCTGATGTTCCAGAGGCTATTTATTCCATGGCTGTTGATGAGCTTATGGGATGGGAGGTTCCAGAAAGGGCTCAGTGGATCAGGACGGTTGTTCTCGAGATGGCTAGAGTTACTTCGTACCTATTTTGGACAATGGGATTATCATTTAAGCTTGGTGTTTACACCGCAGGACAATGGGCCGCTGCTTATAGAGAGAGGTTTATGGCACTCTTCGAACAGCTTACTGGGGCAAGAGTTTACCACATTTATACAATTCCTGGTGGAGTTAGAAGGGATATCCCTGGAGACAAGTGGCTAAGGCAGCTCAAAGACACTGTGGAATATGTTAAGAATAAACTTCCAGACTTTGACAATATCTTATTTGAAAATTACATCACTTACAACAGGCTTGAAGGGATTGGAGTAATGGACAAAAAGTTTGCTTTAGCAGAAGGCGTTACCGGGCCAAACTTAAGAGCTACAGGAGTAAAAGCTGATGTAAGGAGGTTAGATCCATATTTGCTCTATCCAGAGCTTGATTTTGAAGTACCTATTCTCAAAGAAGGTGACTCTTTGGCCAGAGCACTTGTGAGGAGATTTGAAATTGAGCAGGACCTTTACATCCTCGAACAGCTTCTTGAGATGGGACCACCAGATGGACCCTATAAAGTAGAAGATCCAAGACTTAAGGCACTACCAAGATTTAAAGTTCCTGCAGGAGATGCTTACGCCCATGTAGAAGCTACGACTGGAGATTTTGGAGTCTATGTTGTAAGCGATGGAGGAAACAAGCCATATAGGGTTCAGATAAGAGGTCCAAGCATATCTCATGGAATTAGAGTAATAGAGCAGCTTTTGGTGGGGGCTAGAATAGCAGATGTGCCAGTTATATTGATGACATTAGGAAACTGTCCACCGGACATAGACAGGTGA
- a CDS encoding proton-conducting transporter membrane subunit, which produces MNELAIIIFAPLLAGALAWLIEVKGIRELIGVTGAALPLGFSLLLYQKTTEGINLALNIGVFNLTFALNHLNWFFIGIGSLVGFASILALVSTAKDSYEWLFALMSLSGVLGVFLANDMMTFFIFWEVMTFASFMMVLRYNKSASLKYFLLSVFGAYAMLIALGIIYAKLGTFDFGTIQQAMYQEAYASAFGAETLISKNESALIYLLFLIAFGVKAGMFPLHVWAPDAYGETNQSYTAMFSGVLSKAGVYGFILLYVLMGTRLALEFGAFRSTTKFGYIIAFLGGLTIIVGGLLAALQEDIRKLFAYSSISQLGYILVGIGVGTALSIQAAMFHALSHALFKGLFFLIVATIVYRTGKTTFADMGGLAEKMPFTFAMAFIAILSLAGIPPLVGFASKWVLFEAVISQNLPILGGMVFFGSAIGFVYLIRFVYAVWFGQRPTDLDETKDAPLPMAVAMAILALFNVILGIAPGLVAKELNKIFGKEVIGGDLFILDLGFGKYNALAVTIYLVVGIIIAGIIYFLGAKVRKVPVTDTYQSANPVTMEYNLTIRKNFFLPLKETLAFWLRISFDRLYRTIGTWVEDLAEVMRNYIYNGNTQRYAWYLAILLLILALWGV; this is translated from the coding sequence ATGAATGAACTTGCCATAATCATTTTCGCTCCTCTGTTAGCTGGAGCCTTAGCGTGGCTTATAGAGGTAAAGGGGATTAGGGAACTAATTGGAGTCACTGGAGCAGCATTACCTCTAGGATTCTCCCTTTTACTATACCAAAAAACAACTGAAGGCATCAACCTTGCTCTCAATATTGGGGTTTTCAATTTGACTTTTGCCCTAAATCACCTTAATTGGTTCTTTATTGGAATTGGAAGTTTGGTAGGTTTTGCCTCAATACTAGCTTTAGTCTCAACGGCTAAAGACAGTTATGAGTGGCTCTTTGCTTTAATGAGCCTCAGTGGTGTGCTGGGGGTGTTCCTTGCAAATGACATGATGACATTCTTTATCTTCTGGGAGGTAATGACATTTGCAAGCTTTATGATGGTACTTCGGTACAATAAGAGTGCATCGCTGAAGTACTTCCTATTAAGCGTTTTCGGAGCATATGCAATGCTGATTGCATTGGGAATCATTTATGCAAAACTAGGAACCTTTGACTTTGGAACAATTCAACAGGCAATGTACCAAGAGGCATATGCAAGTGCATTTGGCGCTGAGACACTAATAAGCAAGAACGAGAGTGCATTAATTTATTTGCTGTTCCTCATTGCATTTGGAGTTAAAGCGGGCATGTTTCCACTGCACGTATGGGCACCAGATGCGTATGGAGAGACAAACCAAAGTTATACAGCGATGTTTAGTGGAGTTTTGAGCAAGGCAGGAGTTTATGGATTCATTTTGCTTTATGTACTTATGGGAACCCGTTTGGCACTCGAATTTGGAGCATTCAGGAGCACAACGAAATTTGGTTACATCATAGCATTCCTTGGAGGTTTAACTATAATTGTTGGTGGACTGTTAGCTGCTCTTCAGGAGGATATAAGAAAACTCTTTGCATATTCAAGTATAAGCCAACTTGGATACATACTGGTGGGAATTGGTGTTGGCACAGCGTTAAGTATTCAAGCAGCAATGTTCCACGCTCTTAGCCACGCGTTGTTTAAGGGCCTTTTCTTCCTCATAGTAGCCACAATAGTATACAGGACTGGTAAAACGACCTTTGCAGACATGGGAGGGCTTGCTGAGAAAATGCCGTTTACATTCGCAATGGCCTTTATAGCCATTCTTAGCCTTGCTGGAATCCCGCCTTTAGTTGGGTTTGCCAGCAAGTGGGTTCTCTTTGAAGCAGTAATAAGCCAGAACTTACCTATATTGGGTGGCATGGTGTTCTTTGGAAGTGCAATTGGGTTTGTTTATCTCATAAGATTCGTATATGCAGTATGGTTTGGACAAAGACCTACTGATTTAGATGAAACCAAAGATGCGCCCTTACCAATGGCTGTAGCAATGGCAATTTTAGCCCTTTTCAATGTGATACTTGGAATTGCACCAGGGCTTGTTGCAAAGGAGCTTAATAAGATATTTGGGAAAGAAGTTATCGGCGGGGACCTCTTTATACTAGATCTAGGGTTTGGAAAGTACAATGCACTGGCAGTTACGATTTATCTTGTAGTTGGTATAATAATCGCGGGAATAATCTATTTCCTCGGTGCAAAGGTTAGAAAAGTCCCCGTTACGGACACCTACCAGTCTGCCAACCCTGTGACAATGGAATATAATCTTACAATAAGGAAAAACTTCTTCCTTCCACTCAAAGAGACATTGGCATTCTGGCTTAGGATAAGCTTTGACAGGCTTTATCGCACCATAGGAACATGGGTTGAAGATCTAGCGGAAGTTATGAGGAACTATATTTACAATGGGAATACTCAGAGGTATGCGTGGTATCTTGCAATACTATTACTAATACTCGCACTTTGGGGGGTGTGA
- a CDS encoding NADH-quinone oxidoreductase subunit B family protein, protein MVDWRLYEPLINFARKRSMWIVAFCTGCGGIEMPPLMTSRYDLERFGMMPNPAPRMADLFLITGYVTPKTLKRIIITYEMQPDPKYVLAHGSCPLNGGIYWDGYNAIKHLDKYLPIDVAIAGCMPRPEAVMDGIKKIMELIDSGKADGWKRYKENYEYYKKNQDELFGEGWREKTARRWIPWLMNKKKKVKEE, encoded by the coding sequence ATGGTTGATTGGAGATTATATGAACCACTAATCAACTTTGCGAGAAAAAGGAGCATGTGGATTGTGGCATTTTGTACAGGATGCGGCGGTATAGAAATGCCTCCGCTAATGACCTCAAGATATGATCTAGAGCGTTTTGGTATGATGCCTAATCCAGCCCCAAGAATGGCCGATCTCTTCCTCATTACTGGCTACGTGACTCCTAAGACCCTTAAACGAATAATAATCACCTATGAAATGCAGCCAGATCCAAAGTACGTTCTTGCTCATGGTTCATGTCCACTAAATGGTGGAATTTACTGGGACGGTTACAATGCTATCAAGCACCTTGACAAGTACCTGCCAATTGATGTTGCAATAGCTGGATGCATGCCGAGGCCTGAGGCGGTTATGGATGGCATCAAGAAGATAATGGAACTCATTGATAGTGGGAAGGCCGATGGATGGAAACGCTACAAGGAGAACTACGAGTACTACAAGAAAAATCAGGACGAGCTCTTTGGTGAGGGATGGAGAGAAAAGACTGCGAGAAGATGGATTCCATGGTTAATGAACAAAAAGAAGAAAGTTAAGGAGGAGTGA
- a CDS encoding NADH-quinone oxidoreductase subunit C: MTLEKEENIVRQILEKAPYAEGKVRRVRRIEFHIPVERIREFLTLLKESNFETMMQITAVDWIKDGDIELVYQMWSYTHAVHAFVKTRIPREVEKAKVPSVKDIYPVAETYERDAHEFYKVYFEGNEKLEMPWILEDEDREAGVCHRKDFDMLNYVKRKYKILDRFEEDKENYVI; this comes from the coding sequence ATGACACTGGAAAAAGAGGAGAATATAGTGAGGCAAATTCTTGAAAAGGCACCATATGCAGAGGGAAAGGTTAGAAGAGTTAGGAGAATTGAGTTCCACATCCCCGTAGAGAGGATTAGAGAGTTTCTCACACTTCTTAAAGAGAGTAACTTTGAAACCATGATGCAAATAACGGCAGTAGACTGGATTAAAGATGGGGACATAGAGCTTGTTTATCAAATGTGGAGTTATACTCACGCTGTCCATGCATTTGTAAAGACAAGGATTCCAAGGGAAGTGGAAAAAGCAAAGGTACCTTCAGTGAAGGATATCTATCCCGTGGCAGAAACCTACGAGAGAGATGCTCATGAATTTTACAAGGTGTACTTTGAGGGTAATGAAAAACTGGAAATGCCATGGATTCTCGAGGATGAGGATAGAGAAGCAGGAGTTTGCCATAGAAAAGACTTTGACATGCTTAATTACGTGAAAAGGAAATACAAGATTCTGGATAGGTTCGAAGAGGATAAGGAGAACTATGTAATTTGA
- a CDS encoding peroxiredoxin, which yields MNIGEDAPDFVLKDQNGEEFKLSEFREKKVLLSFHPLAWTSICEKQMRALEENYDRFESLNVVPVGISVDSVPAKKAWAEHIGLKKLKILSDFWPHGAVAKLYDLFREKDGFSERANVIVDEEGKVAFLKVYPIKEVPDLGEIFEFFER from the coding sequence ATGAATATTGGAGAAGATGCACCGGATTTTGTTTTAAAGGATCAAAATGGGGAGGAATTTAAACTTTCGGAATTTAGGGAGAAAAAAGTTCTCCTATCCTTCCATCCTCTTGCATGGACTAGCATCTGTGAAAAGCAAATGAGAGCATTAGAGGAAAATTATGATAGATTCGAAAGTTTAAACGTCGTCCCCGTGGGTATAAGCGTTGATTCAGTTCCTGCTAAGAAGGCTTGGGCAGAACACATAGGGCTCAAAAAACTTAAAATTTTGAGTGATTTTTGGCCCCATGGAGCAGTAGCCAAACTTTATGATCTCTTCAGAGAAAAGGATGGGTTTTCAGAAAGAGCAAATGTGATTGTTGACGAAGAAGGTAAGGTGGCCTTTTTGAAGGTGTATCCTATTAAGGAAGTACCTGACTTGGGGGAGATTTTTGAGTTTTTTGAGAGGTGA
- the nuoI gene encoding NADH-quinone oxidoreductase subunit NuoI produces MSEAKFKIAPEEKVKKRPSFLKPWLSLKYLFKKPVTIKIPYESTQIAEKYRGFHTLNWKTCIGCNMCGQICPARAIEMTWIEGEKRAHPKIDYGRCTFCQFCVDVCPTGALGHVEHYILTTEWKEEELELFDWVPLPEDMVRKFEDYRHPLAKIEYLEDGKVRYILRDGSTFEFKILGYGLKPPAKPKPSKEKKESVEEEKVD; encoded by the coding sequence ATGAGTGAAGCTAAATTTAAAATTGCGCCTGAGGAGAAGGTTAAGAAGAGGCCCTCCTTCTTGAAACCCTGGCTTAGTCTAAAATATCTCTTCAAAAAGCCTGTAACTATAAAGATCCCCTATGAATCTACGCAAATTGCTGAAAAATACCGTGGATTCCATACTCTCAACTGGAAGACGTGTATCGGTTGTAATATGTGTGGTCAGATATGTCCTGCAAGAGCCATAGAGATGACCTGGATTGAAGGAGAAAAAAGGGCACACCCAAAGATAGACTATGGTAGATGTACCTTCTGTCAGTTCTGTGTTGATGTATGTCCTACTGGAGCACTGGGCCATGTGGAGCATTATATCTTAACTACAGAGTGGAAAGAGGAAGAACTTGAGCTCTTTGACTGGGTTCCATTGCCAGAAGATATGGTGAGAAAATTCGAAGACTACAGGCATCCATTAGCTAAGATTGAATATCTTGAAGATGGGAAAGTTAGATATATCCTTAGGGATGGAAGCACTTTTGAATTTAAGATACTCGGCTACGGTCTTAAACCACCAGCAAAGCCAAAACCATCTAAAGAAAAGAAAGAGTCTGTAGAAGAGGAAAAAGTTGATTAG